A window of the Thermotoga sp. SG1 genome harbors these coding sequences:
- a CDS encoding ABC transporter substrate-binding protein, which translates to MRKYFALLLTVLLVGGLFAVKITMTSGGVGKELEVLKKQIEMFQQQYPDIEVEIIPMPDSSTERHDLYVTYFAAGESDPDVLMLDVIWPAEFAPFLEDLTADKDYFELGEFLPGTVMAATVNGKIVAVPWFTDAGLLYYRKDLLEKYGYDHPPRTWDELVEMAKKISQAEGIHGFVWQGARYEGLVCDFLEYLWSFGGDVLDENGNVVIDSPQAIDALQFMVDLIYKHKVTPEGVTTYMEEDARRIFQNGEAVFMRNWPYAWSLVNSDESPIKGKVGVAPLPMGPGGRRAATLGGWMLGINSFSSPEEKEAAKKLIKFLTSYEQQLYKAINAGQNPTRKAVYKDPKLKEAAPFMVELLSVFLNALPRPRVANYSEVSDVIQRYVHAALTRQATSEEAIKNIAKELKFLLSQ; encoded by the coding sequence ATGAGAAAGTATTTTGCTCTACTTCTTACTGTTCTTCTGGTTGGTGGTCTCTTCGCAGTGAAGATCACCATGACATCTGGAGGGGTTGGAAAGGAACTCGAGGTTTTGAAGAAGCAGATCGAGATGTTTCAACAGCAGTATCCAGATATCGAAGTGGAGATCATACCCATGCCGGACAGTTCAACCGAAAGACACGACCTTTACGTCACGTACTTTGCTGCCGGTGAAAGCGATCCAGACGTTCTCATGCTCGACGTGATCTGGCCGGCAGAGTTTGCACCGTTCCTCGAGGACCTGACGGCCGATAAAGACTACTTCGAACTCGGTGAGTTCCTCCCTGGAACGGTGATGGCTGCTACAGTCAACGGAAAGATCGTTGCCGTTCCATGGTTCACCGATGCTGGCCTTCTTTACTACAGAAAAGATCTTCTCGAAAAGTACGGATACGATCATCCTCCAAGAACATGGGATGAACTCGTTGAGATGGCAAAGAAGATCTCCCAGGCCGAAGGTATTCACGGGTTCGTCTGGCAGGGTGCAAGGTACGAAGGACTTGTCTGCGATTTCCTCGAGTATCTCTGGTCCTTCGGAGGAGACGTTTTGGATGAAAACGGAAACGTTGTGATCGACTCACCGCAGGCTATTGATGCGCTTCAATTCATGGTTGATCTCATCTACAAACACAAAGTCACACCCGAAGGTGTTACCACCTACATGGAAGAAGACGCAAGAAGAATCTTCCAGAACGGAGAGGCAGTCTTCATGAGAAACTGGCCGTACGCATGGTCCCTTGTGAACAGCGACGAATCTCCGATCAAAGGAAAAGTAGGAGTAGCACCTCTTCCGATGGGACCCGGCGGAAGAAGGGCGGCAACTCTCGGTGGCTGGATGCTTGGAATAAACAGCTTCTCTTCTCCTGAAGAAAAAGAGGCGGCAAAGAAACTCATAAAGTTCCTCACAAGCTATGAACAGCAGCTCTACAAGGCCATAAACGCTGGTCAGAATCCAACAAGGAAAGCCGTTTACAAAGATCCAAAACTCAAGGAAGCTGCTCCTTTCATGGTTGAGCTTCTCAGTGTCTTCTTGAACGCCCTTCCAAGACCAAGAGTTGCAAACTACAGTGAAGTTTCCGATGTCATTCAGAGGTATGTGCACGCTGCACTGACAAGGCAAGCAACATCGGAAGAGGCGATAAAGAACATCGCAAAAGAGCTGAAGTTCTTACTCAGCCAGTGA
- a CDS encoding GH1 family beta-glucosidase, producing MIMKKFPEGFLWGVATASYQIEGSPLADGAGMSIWHTFSHTPGNVKNGNTGDVACDHYNRWKEDIEIIEKIGAKAYRFSISWPRILPEGTGKVNQKGLDFYNRIIDTLLEKNITPFITIYHWDLPFSLQLKGGWANRDIADWFAEYSRVLFENFGDRVKHWITLNEPWVVAIVGHLYGVHAPGMRDIYVAFHAVHNLLRAHAKSVKVFREMVKDGKIGIVFNNGYFEPASEKEEDIRAARFMHQFNNYPLFLNPIYKGEYPDLVLEFAKEFLPRNYEEDMEEIKQEIDFVGLNYYSGHMVKYDPNSPAKVSFVERNLPKTAMGWEIVPEGIYWILKSVKEEYNPQEVYITENGAAFDDVVSEDGKVHDQNRIDYLKDHIEQVWRAIQDGVPLKGYFVWSLLDNFEWAEGYSKRFGIVYVDYSTQKRIIKDSGHWYSNVIKNNGLAD from the coding sequence ATGATCATGAAAAAGTTTCCCGAAGGGTTCCTCTGGGGAGTCGCAACGGCTTCCTACCAGATCGAAGGTTCTCCCCTCGCAGACGGAGCAGGTATGTCCATCTGGCACACCTTCTCCCACACACCTGGAAACGTGAAAAACGGTAACACCGGAGATGTGGCCTGCGACCATTACAACAGATGGAAAGAGGACATCGAGATCATCGAAAAAATCGGTGCAAAGGCCTACAGATTCTCCATCAGCTGGCCAAGGATTCTTCCGGAAGGAACGGGGAAGGTGAACCAAAAGGGTCTGGACTTCTACAACAGGATCATAGACACCCTCCTTGAGAAGAACATAACACCATTTATAACCATCTACCACTGGGACCTTCCCTTTTCTCTGCAGTTGAAGGGTGGCTGGGCAAATCGAGACATAGCCGACTGGTTCGCAGAGTACTCAAGGGTTCTCTTTGAAAATTTCGGTGACCGCGTCAAACACTGGATCACTCTGAACGAACCGTGGGTCGTTGCCATAGTGGGACATCTGTACGGAGTCCATGCCCCTGGGATGAGAGACATCTACGTAGCATTCCATGCGGTTCACAACCTCTTGAGAGCGCACGCAAAATCCGTGAAGGTGTTCAGAGAAATGGTGAAAGACGGAAAGATAGGGATTGTTTTCAACAACGGATACTTCGAACCTGCAAGCGAAAAAGAAGAAGATATCAGAGCCGCAAGATTCATGCACCAGTTCAACAACTACCCGCTCTTTTTGAACCCCATCTACAAAGGAGAGTACCCGGATCTTGTCCTGGAATTTGCAAAAGAGTTCCTTCCCAGAAACTACGAAGAGGACATGGAAGAGATAAAGCAAGAGATCGATTTTGTTGGACTGAACTACTATTCAGGTCACATGGTGAAGTACGATCCAAACTCACCGGCCAAGGTGTCCTTCGTCGAAAGAAACCTTCCTAAAACCGCCATGGGATGGGAGATCGTTCCTGAGGGTATCTACTGGATTCTCAAAAGTGTCAAAGAAGAGTACAACCCACAAGAGGTGTACATCACAGAAAACGGAGCAGCGTTCGACGACGTGGTGAGTGAGGACGGAAAAGTTCACGATCAGAACAGGATAGATTATCTGAAAGACCACATCGAACAGGTCTGGAGGGCGATCCAGGATGGGGTCCCACTGAAGGGTTACTTCGTATGGTCACTCCTTGACAATTTCGAATGGGCGGAGGGATATTCGAAGAGGTTCGGTATAGTTTACGTGGACTACAGCACACAGAAGAGAATCATAAAAGACAGTGGGCACTGGTACTCGAACGTGATCAAAAACAACGGATTGGCAGATTGA
- a CDS encoding GH36-type glycosyl hydrolase domain-containing protein produces MKFGYFDDENREYVITTPRTPYPWINYLGTEDFFSIISHMAGGYCFYKDARLRRITRFRYNNVPTDAGGRYFYIREEDGDFWSPTWMPVRRDLSFFEARHGLGYTKITGERNGLRATITFFVPRHFTGEVHYLVLQNRAEKPRKIKLFSFIEFCLWNALDDMTNFQRNYSTGEVEIEGSVIYHKTEYRERRNHYAFYSVNHPIDGFDTDRESFMGLYNGFEAPQAVVEGKPKNSVASGWAPIASHYLELEIPPSGEKELIFILGYVENPEEEKWERPGVINKKRAKEMIERFKTKEDVERALKELKEYWDDLLGRIQVETHDEKLNRMVNIWNQYQCMVTFNIARSASYFESGISRGIGFRDSNQDILGFVHMIPEKARQRILDLASIQFEDGSTYHQFQPLTKKGNNEIGGGFNDDPLWLILSTSAYIKETGDWDILDEEVPFDNNPDKKATLFEHLKRSFYFTVNNLGPHGLPLIGRADWNDCLNLNCFSKNPDESFQTTVNALDGRVAESVFIAGLFVLAGKEFVEICRRLGLEDEAKEAERHVKEMIETTLEYGWDGEWFLRAYDAFGRKVGSKECEEGKIFIEPQGMCVMAGIGVENGYAKKALDSVKKYLDTPYGLVLQQPAYSRYYIELGEISSYPPGYKENAGIFCHNNPWVAIAETVIGRGDRAFEIYRKITPAYLEDISEIHRTEPYVYAQMVAGKDAPRHGEAKNSWLTGTAAWSFVAITQYILGIRPTYDGLMVDPCVPEDWDGFKITRRFRGATYEITVKNPHHVSKGVKEIIVDGKKIEGQILPVFNDGKVHRVEVLMG; encoded by the coding sequence GTGAAGTTTGGCTACTTCGACGATGAAAACAGAGAGTACGTCATAACAACACCAAGAACACCGTACCCGTGGATAAACTATCTTGGAACGGAGGATTTCTTCTCCATCATTTCTCATATGGCAGGGGGCTATTGTTTTTACAAGGATGCAAGGCTCAGAAGGATCACCAGGTTCAGATACAACAACGTGCCAACAGACGCTGGGGGAAGGTATTTCTACATAAGGGAAGAAGATGGAGATTTCTGGTCTCCCACCTGGATGCCAGTGAGAAGAGACCTTTCTTTCTTCGAAGCAAGACACGGTCTTGGATACACGAAGATCACCGGAGAAAGAAACGGTCTGAGGGCAACCATCACCTTTTTTGTTCCAAGGCATTTCACGGGAGAGGTTCATTACCTTGTACTTCAAAACAGAGCAGAAAAGCCAAGAAAGATCAAACTCTTTTCCTTCATAGAGTTCTGTCTCTGGAACGCCCTCGATGACATGACGAACTTTCAGAGAAACTACAGCACCGGAGAAGTGGAGATAGAAGGTTCTGTGATCTACCACAAAACAGAGTACAGGGAAAGAAGAAACCACTACGCGTTCTATTCCGTGAATCATCCGATAGACGGTTTCGATACAGATAGAGAATCTTTCATGGGCCTTTACAACGGCTTTGAAGCACCTCAGGCGGTTGTGGAAGGAAAGCCCAAAAACTCGGTGGCGAGCGGCTGGGCACCCATTGCATCTCACTATCTTGAACTTGAGATTCCTCCTTCTGGAGAAAAAGAACTCATCTTCATACTTGGATACGTCGAAAATCCAGAGGAAGAAAAATGGGAAAGACCAGGAGTGATCAACAAAAAACGCGCAAAAGAAATGATAGAAAGGTTCAAAACAAAAGAAGATGTCGAACGCGCCCTGAAAGAACTGAAGGAATACTGGGACGATCTCCTAGGAAGAATACAGGTGGAAACACACGATGAAAAACTCAACAGGATGGTGAACATCTGGAACCAGTATCAGTGTATGGTCACATTCAACATCGCACGGAGCGCTTCTTATTTCGAATCCGGAATCAGCAGGGGTATAGGCTTCAGAGATTCAAATCAGGATATCCTTGGATTCGTCCACATGATACCAGAAAAGGCAAGACAGAGGATTCTTGACCTTGCCTCCATACAGTTCGAAGATGGAAGCACCTATCATCAGTTCCAGCCGCTCACAAAAAAGGGAAACAACGAAATTGGCGGTGGGTTCAACGACGATCCCCTGTGGCTCATTCTCTCAACAAGCGCGTACATCAAGGAAACGGGAGACTGGGACATCCTTGACGAAGAAGTCCCCTTCGACAACAATCCAGACAAAAAGGCAACGCTTTTCGAGCATCTGAAAAGATCTTTCTACTTCACCGTGAACAACCTCGGACCCCACGGCCTTCCACTCATAGGAAGGGCAGACTGGAACGACTGTCTCAACCTGAACTGTTTTTCCAAAAATCCGGACGAATCCTTCCAGACAACTGTCAACGCCCTCGATGGAAGGGTGGCAGAATCTGTCTTCATAGCAGGACTTTTCGTTCTGGCTGGAAAAGAGTTTGTGGAGATCTGCAGAAGACTCGGGCTCGAGGATGAAGCAAAAGAGGCAGAAAGACACGTAAAGGAAATGATAGAGACCACTCTGGAATACGGCTGGGATGGAGAATGGTTCCTCAGGGCGTACGATGCCTTTGGAAGGAAAGTGGGAAGTAAAGAATGTGAAGAAGGAAAGATCTTCATAGAACCGCAGGGAATGTGTGTCATGGCAGGAATCGGAGTGGAAAATGGATATGCAAAGAAAGCACTTGATTCTGTGAAAAAGTACCTCGATACACCCTACGGCCTTGTTCTTCAGCAGCCTGCCTACAGCAGATACTACATAGAACTCGGTGAGATCTCGAGTTATCCTCCGGGCTACAAAGAAAACGCTGGTATATTCTGTCACAACAACCCGTGGGTAGCGATAGCAGAAACTGTTATTGGAAGGGGGGACAGAGCCTTTGAGATCTACAGAAAGATTACTCCCGCCTATCTAGAAGACATAAGTGAAATCCACAGAACAGAGCCCTACGTCTACGCACAGATGGTGGCAGGAAAAGATGCACCAAGACACGGAGAAGCCAAAAACTCCTGGCTCACGGGAACAGCCGCCTGGAGCTTTGTTGCGATAACTCAGTACATCCTGGGGATAAGGCCCACCTACGATGGTCTCATGGTGGACCCGTGCGTACCTGAAGATTGGGACGGTTTCAAAATCACAAGAAGGTTCAGGGGAGCAACCTACGAGATAACGGTAAAAAATCCTCACCACGTTTCCAAAGGTGTAAAAGAGATTATCGTCGACGGAAAGAAAATTGAGGGACAGATCCTACCAGTTTTCAACGATGGAAAAGTGCACAGAGTGGAAGTTCTGATGGGATAA
- a CDS encoding DUF4382 domain-containing protein yields the protein MLFTTGTNTTKVPVYLTDNPYFNVEELWVRISDVTYHYSLSGEGYEAAVTLLEDEFDLLSLAGTEVRFFEIEIPEGAKLEWIRLQVDEATAVVNNEEKSITVPSKKIKIIKPVIVQSGDEIVLDFDVARSFRVVQGAGQYILRPVIIPYHRERHEYEHGPGEDEEHRYRYEVEGELKGTLAGTPCLVALFEGETCSGTLVDLEITDDGFSFEELKEATHTLCVYSEFTLLEHEATESNEGEFEVDEEEVESVNNEIQERLPELMPVASEVFYLGNSTITYIQDSDVIELRLDD from the coding sequence GTGCTTTTCACCACAGGAACGAATACAACAAAAGTTCCTGTGTATCTCACAGACAACCCATATTTTAACGTTGAAGAGTTGTGGGTGAGGATTTCCGATGTAACGTACCACTACTCGCTGAGCGGAGAAGGATATGAGGCCGCCGTCACCCTGCTGGAGGATGAGTTTGATCTTCTCTCACTTGCAGGAACCGAAGTTCGATTCTTTGAGATAGAAATCCCAGAAGGAGCAAAACTGGAGTGGATCAGATTACAGGTTGATGAAGCTACCGCTGTTGTGAACAATGAAGAAAAAAGTATTACTGTTCCCTCCAAAAAGATCAAGATCATAAAACCCGTCATAGTGCAAAGCGGTGATGAAATCGTCCTTGATTTCGATGTGGCAAGGTCTTTTCGAGTTGTTCAGGGAGCAGGTCAGTACATACTCAGACCGGTTATTATTCCGTACCACAGGGAAAGACACGAATATGAACACGGCCCAGGCGAGGATGAAGAGCACAGATACAGGTACGAAGTTGAAGGAGAGCTTAAGGGGACACTGGCGGGAACCCCATGTCTTGTTGCTCTCTTTGAAGGAGAAACCTGTTCCGGTACGCTCGTTGATCTTGAAATCACGGATGATGGCTTCTCCTTCGAGGAACTGAAGGAAGCTACCCATACCCTCTGTGTGTACAGCGAATTCACACTACTAGAACACGAAGCCACCGAATCTAATGAAGGCGAGTTCGAAGTGGACGAAGAAGAAGTGGAGAGCGTGAACAACGAGATTCAGGAAAGGTTGCCAGAACTGATGCCTGTTGCATCGGAGGTCTTTTATCTAGGCAACTCAACAATCACGTACATCCAGGACTCTGACGTCATAGAACTCAGGCTGGATGATTAA
- a CDS encoding alpha-mannosidase, giving the protein MKGKLWRMLSELLPYTISRKEKLKDWSFSSGLEEKTVTPPFEWDVNSAPVWFRKDLEPFSVAEGQRAYLELWFGGETLVLVDGKPYGEINEYHRTLNITPLADGKPHTIEAQVVPRGLFGKPEKPVFSEAFFVVVDEELMRVVKTLELVIKAAEVIDDKALSKKLLDISEEFLSKIWTPRDTETYLKTAPMDPGIADEIKNTWSAPEFREFSGALLPDELRKSIIDEFERFKEKLKKLKEEYPSAGVVHLVGHAHIDYAWLWPVEETKRKILRTFANSVLLSTLYPEFVYTQSSAQMYEDLKKNSPELFEVVKKLVEEGRWEPVGGMWVESDCNVPSLESLIRQFYYGQKFFEKEFGKKSRVCWLPDVFGFSWVLPQILRGAGIEYFVTTKLNWNDTNEFPYDLCRWRGIDGSEVLFFSFKNPNEGYNGKIDPDTIYKTWNNFRQKDLTNKILLSFGHGDGGGGPTEEMLENYRIMKQIPGIPHLEMGTVESFFEKMNIDGDLPVWDGELYLEIHRGTYTSQSRVKKLHKEAEDGLYLAELISAFTDSDFSEEIDDLWKAVLRNEFHDILPGSSIREVYEDAEKELTFVKERAEKIVRESIDSLRVEDENTLTLLNVSSFPKRFCFELNEDLNLSFQGKSLLKQRTHDGKYVYFLDAEIAPFSKIELEVQKSTTEKLATKDERPFMENEYMKVEVNEDGTIQIYDKELDRYIFEEKGNILKLHKNIPLYWDNWDIAEGVEKTGYTLKAKSVEKIEFGPVREVVRVEYEAEGSKIKQYYILWRKSRKLDIKTQIDWHTRRALLRAYFPTTVLSRKARFDISGGFIERPTHRNTSFEKARFEVPFHRWMDLSQTDFGVAILNDGKYGGSAHQNVMALSLIKAGIFPDFLCDEGKHEFTYSIYVHPGDDLRDVVKEAEELNKPLLAVSGRLDIPSSFLEVFPQNFKLTSLRKVKGKIVIRLVEIFGTSGKLSVKIPWKEKIYLTNLLEEERKEVSFPLSYRPFKIYTFVVE; this is encoded by the coding sequence GTGAAGGGAAAACTGTGGAGAATGCTTTCAGAATTACTTCCCTACACTATCTCAAGGAAAGAAAAACTAAAAGACTGGTCTTTCTCCAGTGGTTTAGAAGAAAAAACCGTCACTCCCCCATTTGAGTGGGACGTCAACTCCGCCCCTGTATGGTTCAGGAAAGATTTGGAACCTTTCTCCGTCGCTGAAGGACAAAGGGCCTATCTGGAACTCTGGTTCGGCGGAGAGACCCTTGTTCTTGTAGATGGAAAGCCCTACGGTGAAATCAACGAGTATCACAGAACACTGAACATCACTCCTCTTGCCGATGGAAAACCTCACACGATAGAGGCTCAGGTGGTACCGAGGGGACTCTTTGGAAAACCAGAAAAGCCGGTGTTCAGCGAAGCGTTCTTCGTGGTTGTCGATGAAGAGTTGATGAGAGTGGTAAAAACGCTAGAACTTGTTATAAAAGCAGCAGAGGTGATAGATGACAAGGCATTGTCGAAGAAACTTCTTGACATCTCCGAAGAGTTTCTCTCGAAGATATGGACCCCAAGGGACACAGAAACATATTTGAAAACCGCTCCCATGGACCCTGGAATAGCAGACGAAATCAAAAACACCTGGAGCGCACCTGAGTTTAGAGAGTTTTCCGGAGCGCTGCTTCCAGACGAGTTGAGAAAAAGCATAATAGATGAGTTTGAAAGATTCAAGGAGAAGTTAAAAAAACTCAAAGAAGAATACCCGAGTGCTGGAGTTGTGCACCTTGTGGGGCATGCTCACATAGACTACGCCTGGCTTTGGCCGGTTGAAGAAACAAAAAGAAAGATCCTTCGCACTTTCGCAAACTCTGTTTTACTTTCAACGCTGTATCCGGAGTTCGTCTACACTCAATCTTCTGCCCAGATGTATGAAGACCTCAAGAAAAATTCTCCTGAACTCTTCGAAGTGGTTAAGAAACTCGTTGAAGAAGGAAGATGGGAGCCCGTCGGAGGCATGTGGGTAGAGTCAGACTGCAACGTTCCTTCGTTGGAGTCCCTGATAAGACAGTTCTACTATGGGCAGAAGTTCTTTGAGAAGGAGTTCGGTAAAAAGAGCAGGGTTTGCTGGTTGCCGGATGTGTTCGGCTTTTCCTGGGTTCTTCCCCAGATTCTGAGAGGTGCGGGAATAGAGTACTTTGTTACCACCAAACTCAACTGGAACGACACAAACGAGTTTCCATACGATCTGTGCCGCTGGAGAGGAATAGACGGCTCAGAGGTTCTGTTCTTCAGTTTCAAAAATCCGAACGAGGGATACAACGGAAAAATAGATCCAGACACCATCTACAAAACCTGGAACAACTTCAGGCAGAAGGACCTGACAAACAAGATTCTTCTTTCCTTCGGCCACGGTGACGGTGGTGGAGGACCAACCGAGGAGATGCTGGAAAACTACAGGATAATGAAGCAGATTCCAGGAATTCCGCATCTTGAAATGGGAACAGTCGAAAGTTTCTTTGAGAAGATGAACATCGATGGAGACCTTCCCGTGTGGGACGGAGAATTGTACCTTGAAATCCACAGAGGAACGTATACCTCCCAGTCCAGGGTGAAGAAACTTCACAAAGAAGCAGAAGACGGTCTTTATCTGGCAGAGTTAATATCTGCCTTCACCGATAGCGACTTTTCCGAAGAAATTGACGATCTCTGGAAGGCTGTTTTGAGAAACGAATTTCACGATATCCTGCCGGGATCTTCAATAAGAGAGGTCTATGAGGACGCAGAAAAAGAGCTGACCTTCGTGAAAGAAAGAGCAGAAAAGATCGTCAGAGAGTCCATAGACTCTCTTCGAGTCGAAGACGAAAACACCCTGACCCTTCTGAACGTTTCGTCTTTCCCAAAGAGGTTCTGTTTTGAGCTCAACGAAGATCTGAATCTTTCTTTCCAGGGCAAGTCTCTTTTGAAACAAAGAACGCACGATGGAAAGTACGTGTACTTTCTGGACGCAGAGATCGCTCCTTTTTCAAAGATAGAGTTGGAGGTTCAAAAAAGCACAACCGAAAAGCTCGCAACGAAAGACGAAAGACCCTTCATGGAAAATGAGTACATGAAAGTTGAAGTGAACGAAGACGGAACGATCCAGATCTACGATAAAGAACTGGACAGGTACATCTTCGAAGAAAAAGGGAACATCTTAAAACTCCACAAAAACATTCCTCTCTACTGGGACAACTGGGACATAGCAGAGGGCGTGGAAAAGACAGGATACACCCTGAAAGCAAAAAGCGTGGAAAAAATAGAGTTCGGTCCTGTTCGAGAAGTGGTACGCGTCGAGTACGAAGCAGAAGGAAGCAAAATTAAGCAGTACTACATCCTCTGGAGGAAAAGCAGAAAACTCGATATAAAAACACAGATAGACTGGCACACAAGAAGGGCCCTTTTGAGGGCGTACTTTCCCACCACCGTTTTGTCAAGGAAGGCAAGGTTTGACATTTCAGGAGGTTTCATAGAAAGGCCAACTCACAGAAACACCAGTTTTGAAAAGGCACGCTTTGAAGTGCCTTTCCACAGATGGATGGATCTTTCGCAAACGGATTTTGGAGTTGCCATTTTGAACGATGGAAAGTATGGTGGAAGCGCTCATCAGAACGTTATGGCGCTCTCTTTGATAAAAGCCGGGATCTTTCCGGATTTTCTCTGCGACGAAGGAAAACACGAGTTCACCTACTCCATATACGTTCACCCCGGTGATGACCTGAGAGACGTTGTGAAGGAGGCAGAAGAACTGAACAAACCCCTTCTTGCCGTCTCTGGAAGGCTGGACATTCCCTCTTCTTTTCTGGAAGTTTTTCCACAGAATTTCAAACTCACCTCACTCAGAAAGGTGAAAGGAAAGATCGTTATAAGACTTGTTGAGATCTTCGGAACGTCCGGTAAACTCTCGGTTAAGATCCCCTGGAAAGAAAAGATCTATCTGACAAACCTTCTGGAAGAGGAAAGAAAAGAGGTTTCTTTCCCCTTGAGTTACCGGCCGTTCAAAATCTACACGTTCGTTGTAGAGTGA
- a CDS encoding glycosidase has translation MELKLERHPANPILEPSPYFLWESRFVFNPAVVYDGELFHMLYRAQGEDMVSRIGYAVSTDGIHFNKFEKPVFSPKSDDELYGVEDPRITKIGDEYYMVYTAYSPRGVRIAMASTKNFITWKRYGVVIPDIDNKDAALFPEKINGKYVMFHRIPPDIWLAFSDDLVHWDNFVKIASPRQGMWDDLKIGVGAPPIKTEYGWLVLYHGVQNTGTSRPIYRLGFMLLDLEDPTKVIKRSKEPILEPEEDWEKFGGVPNVVFSDAMIEYNGYYYVYYGAADNCIALATIPVEKVMKWCRE, from the coding sequence ATGGAGCTTAAACTCGAAAGACACCCGGCGAATCCCATTCTGGAACCTTCTCCGTACTTTCTCTGGGAAAGCCGATTTGTTTTCAACCCGGCTGTGGTGTACGACGGAGAACTCTTCCACATGCTCTACAGAGCTCAAGGAGAGGACATGGTTTCAAGGATCGGCTACGCTGTGAGCACCGACGGAATCCACTTCAACAAGTTCGAAAAGCCTGTCTTCTCACCAAAGAGTGACGACGAGCTCTACGGAGTCGAGGACCCCAGGATCACAAAAATCGGTGATGAATACTACATGGTCTATACTGCCTACTCGCCTCGTGGCGTGAGAATCGCCATGGCGTCGACGAAAAACTTCATCACCTGGAAAAGATATGGAGTTGTGATACCGGATATAGACAACAAAGATGCTGCGCTGTTTCCAGAAAAGATCAACGGAAAGTACGTCATGTTTCACAGAATACCACCTGATATATGGCTTGCCTTCTCAGACGATCTCGTACACTGGGACAACTTCGTGAAGATCGCATCTCCACGTCAGGGAATGTGGGATGACCTGAAAATAGGAGTTGGTGCACCTCCGATAAAGACCGAGTACGGATGGCTTGTCCTGTACCATGGTGTTCAGAACACGGGAACCTCCCGGCCAATCTATCGTCTTGGTTTCATGTTGCTTGACCTGGAGGACCCCACAAAGGTGATAAAGAGATCGAAAGAGCCGATCCTTGAACCAGAAGAAGACTGGGAAAAATTTGGCGGTGTTCCAAACGTGGTCTTCAGTGATGCGATGATAGAATACAACGGCTACTACTACGTGTACTACGGTGCAGCGGACAACTGCATTGCCCTTGCCACAATTCCCGTGGAAAAAGTGATGAAGTGGTGTAGAGAATGA
- a CDS encoding carbohydrate ABC transporter permease: protein MKKIREVIFHGVMLILALIWIYPYIWLFLSSIKPADEIFTRFFPTRITLEHYKYIFTMAEKMERPFLRAFLNSVFVTVTVTFSVVLTSAIIGYSLAKLRFKGSNAIFNFIIFQMLFPGFMFIIPLFVLIRKLGLYNTYPAMIVPFLMSAWSLFMITQSYKTIPQDYIEAAKIDGASTLWIIFKVMIPLSRSTLSIVGLFTFIGIWDNFLWPLMVVKDYNKMPLSVLLATFNHEYAAYVGPLMAGSVIQTIPMVLIFLIFRKQFLQGISMSFK, encoded by the coding sequence CATATATCTGGCTGTTTCTCTCATCGATAAAACCGGCAGATGAGATCTTCACCAGGTTCTTTCCAACAAGAATAACTCTTGAACATTACAAGTACATATTTACAATGGCAGAAAAGATGGAGCGTCCCTTTCTGAGGGCTTTTCTGAACAGTGTCTTTGTCACAGTCACTGTGACTTTTTCCGTGGTCTTGACCTCAGCAATTATTGGATACAGCCTGGCAAAACTCAGATTCAAAGGAAGCAACGCCATATTTAATTTCATCATTTTTCAGATGCTCTTTCCAGGTTTCATGTTCATCATCCCACTCTTTGTGTTGATAAGAAAACTTGGCCTTTACAACACTTACCCGGCCATGATCGTTCCCTTTCTCATGAGCGCGTGGAGTCTTTTTATGATAACGCAGTCTTACAAAACGATTCCACAGGATTACATAGAGGCTGCAAAGATTGACGGTGCAAGCACTCTGTGGATAATATTTAAAGTGATGATTCCCCTCTCGAGAAGCACACTCTCCATCGTGGGTCTTTTCACATTCATAGGAATCTGGGACAACTTCCTTTGGCCCCTCATGGTGGTAAAAGACTACAATAAAATGCCTCTTTCTGTTCTTCTAGCCACTTTCAACCATGAGTACGCCGCCTACGTTGGTCCGCTGATGGCAGGGTCTGTGATTCAGACGATACCCATGGTTCTCATCTTTTTGATCTTCAGAAAGCAATTTTTACAGGGAATTTCTATGTCTTTCAAGTAG